The following proteins are encoded in a genomic region of Halococcus salifodinae DSM 8989:
- a CDS encoding DUF7347 domain-containing protein codes for MAIENGVERLLAPPFFLLPNCGEIFIVVHTGRCYRAGKEDSGIGVDRARIDTDGRPNVDHDPLHSGSERRLSALGNETRVAIHREIADAEDALSFSDLRERVGTRDSGKSVGWTGVGTAERRGFWNATPLRSSLGSHIRIR; via the coding sequence GTGGCGATCGAGAACGGGGTCGAGCGTCTCCTCGCTCCACCGTTCTTTCTCCTCCCGAATTGCGGCGAGATCTTCATCGTCGTACATACTGGACGTTGTTACCGGGCCGGTAAAGAAGATTCGGGCATCGGTGTCGATCGAGCACGGATCGATACCGACGGACGGCCGAACGTCGACCACGACCCACTCCACAGCGGATCCGAGCGACGCCTCTCGGCCCTCGGCAACGAAACGCGGGTCGCCATCCACCGTGAGATCGCGGATGCCGAGGACGCGCTTTCCTTTTCGGACCTGCGCGAGCGAGTCGGGACCCGCGACTCGGGGAAGTCCGTGGGTTGGACGGGTGTTGGAACTGCGGAGAGGAGGGGTTTCTGGAACGCTACGCCGCTTCGCTCGTCACTCGGGAGTCATATTCGGATCCGATGA